In the genome of Chiroxiphia lanceolata isolate bChiLan1 chromosome 29, bChiLan1.pri, whole genome shotgun sequence, one region contains:
- the LOC116799605 gene encoding keratin-associated protein 10-4-like has translation MRGRFPHPRELLLAAIPVRMLRSSGSWNPSSVSSSQSKPCQPPPTKMSCYQCLPAAHQAPVPTPYPGRPRAAPAWRSTPCLAQSHQGVTQCVPQHRGVTQCVPQHQGVTQCVPQHQGVTQCVPQHRGVTQCVPQHQGVTQCVPQQQRVPARCPPIAVSPQQSVVQAVPPSQRVLQQPRCVTTCVPTGVAGVCQPQGVTRCVPQQRQQQRPPVPPQQRCVTTCVPRPPRVTKGVPQHQGATRCVPQQCASALCPRQGVPRCVTTCVPQQRAAKGGSYGYLTCQGPRRGVTSCVPQQWPSRCVTKCVPQPSATDCASICVPQQQGETVCVPQQQSATQCVPYQSVTKCAPQQSATKCVPQQSATQCVPYQSVTKCIPQQSATKCVPQQQRCATKCVPQQSATKCVCYQSMTKCVPQQQSATKCVPQQSGTTYAPYQSVTKCVPQQQSATKCVCYQSATKCVPQQSGTIYVPYQSVTKCAPQQSATKCVCYQSATKCVPQQSATSCVPQQSVTKCVPQQSATQSVPQQDCQSGGVKISSHFKKYISAPKWPW, from the exons ATGCGAGGGAGGTTTCCCCACCCccgggagctgctcctggcGGCGATTCCCGTGCGGATGCTGCGCTCTAGTGGTTCGTGGAACCCGAGTTCCGTGTCCAGTTCCCAGAGCAAG CCCTGCCAACCCCCCCCCACCAAGATGTCGTGCTACCAGtgcctccctgcagcccaccaGGCCCCCGTGCCCACCCCGTACCCCGGCAGACCCCGGGCAGCGCCCGCCTGGCGCTCGACGCCGTGCCTGGCCCAGAGT caCCAGGGGGTGACCCAGTGTGTGCCCCAGCACCGGGGGGTGACCCAGTGTGTGCCCCAGCACCAGGGGGTGACCCAGTGTGTGCCCCAGCACCAGGGGGTGACCCAGTGTGTGCCCCAGCACCGGGGGGTGACCCAGTGTGTGCCCCAGCACCAGGGGGTGACCCAGTGTGTGCCCCAGCAGCAGCGGGTGCCCGCCCGGTGCCCGCCCATCGCCGTGTCCCCTCAGCAGAGCGTGGTCCAGGCGGTGCCACCATCCCAGCgtgtcctgcagcagcctcGGTGTGTGACCACGTGCGTGCCCACGGGCGTGGCGGGCGtgtgccagccccagggtgTGACCCGGTGCGTGCCccagcagcggcagcagcagcgcccGCCCGTCCCCCCGCAGCAGAGGTGCGTGACCACGTGTGTCCCTCGGCCACCCCGCGTCACCAAGGGAGTCCCCCAGCACCAGGGTGCCACCAGGTGTGTCCCCCAGCAGTGTGCGAGCGCCCTGTGCCCCCGGCAGGGCGTGCCCAGGTGTGTCACCACCTGTGTCCCCCAGCAGCGAGCGGCCAAGGGGGGCTCCTACGGGTACCTGACCTGCCAGGGACCCCGGCGGG GTGTCACCTCCTGTGTCCCCCAGCAGTGGCCCTCCAGGTGTGTGACCAAGTGTGTCCCCCAGCCGAGTGCCACCGACTGTGCCTCCATTTGtgtcccccagcagcagggtgAGACAGTTTGTGTCCCTCAGCAGCAAAGTGCCACCCAGTGTGTCCCTTACCAGAGTGTGACCAAATGTGCCCCTCAGCAAAGTGCCACCAAATGTGTCCCTCAGCAAAGTGCCACCCAGTGTGTCCCTTACCAGAGTGTGACCAAATGTATCCCTCAGCAAAGTGCCACCAAGTGTGTCCCTCAGCAGCAAAGATGTGCCACCAAGTGTGTCCCTCAGCAAAGTGCCACCAAGTGTGTCTGTTATCAGAGCATGACCAAGTGTGTCCCTCAGCAGCAAAGTGCCACCAAGTGTGTCCCACAGCAGTCTGGGACAACTTATGCCCCTTATCAGAGTGTGACCAAGTGTGTCCCTCAGCAGCAAAGTGCCACCAAGTGTGTCTGTTATCAGAGTGCCACCAAGTGTGTCCCTCAGCAGTCTGGGACAATTTATGTCCCTTACCAGAGTGTGACCAAGTGTGCCCCTCAGCAAAGTGCCACCAAGTGTGTCTGTTATCAGAGTGCCACCAAGTGTGTCCCTCAGCAAAGTGCCACCAGCTGTGTCCCTCAGCAGAGTGTGACCAAGTGTGTCCCTCAGCAAAGTGCCACCCAGAGTGTCCCTCAGCAGGATTGTCAGTCAGGTGGGGTGAAAATTTCCAGTCACTTCAAAAAATACATCTCAGCCCCCAAATGGCCCTGGTGa